A region of the Terriglobales bacterium genome:
AAGTCACTGTGATGGGCAGCCCGGAATTCACACTATTTCCCATATTGGGAACCGGGCCGTGGGCGACTTCCCGATGAAAGAGAAACAGAAAAAGGATTGCCAGCAGGCTGTAGATTCCCATGAATCCCAGCAATGTAAACAATCCGTTGCCGGCATGAACATATTTTGAGTATCCCTCGGTGGTGCGCATGAGGCCGTAGACCAGCCAGGGTTGACGGCCGATTTCCGCCGTCATCCAGCCGGCGGTGTTGGCGATGTAGGGAAACGGCAGGCTCAGCATCAGGACCCAATGCATCCAGCGCGCCTGGAACAACTTGTTGCGCCACAACAAAAACGTAGCAACCAGCATAATGGCGACAAAGATCGTGCCCAGCCCCGCCATGATGTGATAGCTGTAATAGAGCAGAGGGATATTTGTCGGCCAATCGTCGCGTGGGTACTCATTCAACCCTTTCACCTCTGCGGTGGTGGTTCCATAGATGAGAAAGCTGAGGACCTTGTTCACTACGAACGGATTATCTATGCGCTGATTTTCCACATCGGGCTGGCCCATGATGACGATGGGCGCTCCTGTCTCGCTCTTGAACAGACCTTCCATAGCGGCCGTGGTCACGGGCTGATGTTTTGCCATGTAACGGCCATGCAGATCACCTGTCGGGAAGATTTGCACGATGCAGAAGATGAGCCCGGCGATTACACCCAACCGCAAAAAAATATACGCCTGTTCGGCGAACTTCCCTTCAATCAGGTAATAAGCCCCAACCGCCGACATTACAAAAGCCCCCGTAATCACCGCCCCGCTCATGTTGTGCGCGTATTGCAACAGCGCCCAGGGATTGAACAGCAGCCCCCAGAAGCTGATGACCTGGAACGAGCCATCGGCCGCACGCTCATAGGCAACGGGGTGTTGCATCCAGGCGTCGGTCACGATGATGAAGAAGCCGGAAAGCCACGAACCCAGGAACACCAGAACGGATGACCACCAATGTCCAATAGGGCTGAGGCGCTTTTCGCCATAAAGAAATAAACCCAGGAATGCTGACTCGAGAAAAAAAGAAAAGACGCCTTCCATCACCAGCGGCTGTCCAATGACGCCTCCGGTGACTCGGGAAAAATGCGACCAGTTTGTGCCGAACTGGAACTCCATAGGAATTCCAGTTACGACTCCCATAATGAAATTAATGCCGAAGATTCTTGCCCAAAAACGCGCTGCCTGATTGTAGGCTTCGTTCCTGGTGCGAAGGGCCAATGTTTTGAGCACAACGATCAGAGGAGCTAAACCCATCGTAAGTTGGGGAAATAAATAATGGAATGTAATCGTGAAAGCAAAATGAAGACGGTGGATAACAAGAGCATGATCCATGCTGCACTCCTTTCACCATGACAAATCTTAAATCAAAGCGTCGGCCATAACACTTTCAGTTTTGGAGTAACTCATGTCCCGAAGTTGCGTCAGAATTTCAGGGCAAATGTATGCGCTCTGCTGCACGGGTATCGCGAAGCGGCCTGCGAGAACAAGTGGTATTTGGTATTCAGGTCTACTGAGCTGGGCCCGTACTATCCACAGCAAACCGCGTGGGTTGGGGACGATAACCACTGCGTGTACGTATGTGATATTTTTTCGCAGCCTCGCCCACGAGTTTCACCTTGATGGTGCGCCAACCCCGGTTCTGATTGGCTTGTGGATAATAACTGAGCGAATAGAGATGAGCGACGTCACTGCGGATGGCAGCAAAGGCGTTCTGCTGGTCCTTCCAGCTCTTGGCAAAATAGGCCTCGCCGCCGGTGGCGGCACTCATGCGCCGGAAGACAGCAGTAGTAATAGGATCGAGTTTCGCTTCCCGCGTGCTGACTACATAGACCGGAATGCCTTCGGATTGGGCCAACTCGCTTATATCCTCGGGAGCGACCATGCTGGCCCGGTCAGGGCCGTTGGAAAACACCACCACTACTTTTCGGCCGGCATACGTGCCCGCGTCCTTAAGAGTCAGCAGCAGCGCATTGTAAAGTGCAGGATCGTCTCCGGCGACGGTGGAACGTACGCCCCGCAAAACCTGCATCCGGTCGGCGGTGAGCAAGGAGCCCCGGTAAAGGTCGCGGCTGTAAGCATAGAAAGCCACTCGTTCGGGATTATCGAGGGTCCTGACAAACTCTGCGATAGCATCCTGCGCGAAGGCAAAGCCACGGTACATATAGTTGCTGGTGTCAAAGAGGATGAAAACATTGGCACCCGACGTTGAGCCAAGCTGATCTGGCTTGGTGTCTTGATGAGCCGTAGCGTCAACCGACTCTTGTGGGCCGTTGCCTTCACCGAAAGTAGCAATTTTTTGTGGAATGTTATCTTCGTAAATGGCAAAGTCCGTAGGACGAAGACCGGTTACATAGCTTCCCTTGTGGTCGGTTACCGCCACGTTCAGCAGCACCAGGTTGACGTCAACCCGAAGGGTCTGAGCATTGGGTTGAGTGTCCTGCGCCGCGATCGAAATTGCAGAGCCGAAGAGGGTAACTCCAAAAATCAGAACATGTGAAACGTAGCGTAAAAAGTATTGTTTTCCCATAAGGTTAAGGTCCGTCCGTAGATCCTCTTTTCGGCAACGCGGCAATCTTGCCCAGCCGGAATTCGTCACCGGTTTCATGCATTGCCCGCAAAATTGCCGGCCAATCTTCGAGGTTGGTGGCAAAAAGTTTCTCGACCATACGATGCGTCAGCTCGGGCACCAGGTGGTTGAGCATCACAGGCGAATAGCCCTGCTCATCAGCCAGGCGGGCCCAGTATAAATTGTTCGAATCCCAGGACTCGGCGAGCAGGCGGCTGGAGTAATCCTGAAACGTGGGAAAAGGCTTCACGTTCAACAGCTCGCGGGCGTAACTGTGGGCCAATGCAGGATGAGGCACTCCAAAATCCTGTGACAGCCGGTCGCAGCTTGACTCCGCAGGACTGCTGTGGGAAAGGCCATCCAACTCCTTCCCTGCCGTGCCCCAGTACCCGGTCTCGGCAGGGTATCTTCGCCGGAACTCGGCCGCCAGATAGAACGTTTCCGCCGGCATCATCTCAGAGAGCACTGTTTCCGAATGCCCTGCGCGCAACGCCTTCTCAACCTGTCCCGCCCTTTGCGGAGACATGCGATCGGTAAGGATATCCATCACCATCGGGCGAAGTTTTTCATTGCCCGCGGCCGACAAAAGTTCTTCTCCAGTGCGCTGGTAAAGGGCAACAGCATGCAATTCATTGGGAGAAATACTCCACCAACGCGGGATGACGGCATCGCTCAAAAAACTGGGCGCAAGATCTTCCCAGATCAGGGACTGGACGTTTTCCGGAACAATAAAGTCCTGCTCTACCCAGGCCAAAGCGTAAGGCAGATCGGCAAGCGAGCCAGCCAGATGGGTGCCATCACCCGAAACCAGGCGCGGAGTCTTCCAGGGCTGCTCTCCACCGGTCCCAAATTCGCTGGCGTAGTCATGAGAGCGGACGAAAATCGCGTTGTTGCGAAGCACCTGAGATCCCGGCGGCTCATAGTAGGCGTAATTCAGTCCTACCAGAGTATCGCGCAGAAATGGGGCGAGCCGGCCGCGCGCTTCGCTCAACTCCTTGGGAGTACCTGCCTTGATGACCCGCGTCAAATTGGTCCGCGTCTGCAAGGTGGTATGACGGGTATCAGAAAGCTCATGCTCAAATTCACTTTTTTCGCTGACGGTAAAGATGGGGCG
Encoded here:
- a CDS encoding cytochrome ubiquinol oxidase subunit I, which produces MDHALVIHRLHFAFTITFHYLFPQLTMGLAPLIVVLKTLALRTRNEAYNQAARFWARIFGINFIMGVVTGIPMEFQFGTNWSHFSRVTGGVIGQPLVMEGVFSFFLESAFLGLFLYGEKRLSPIGHWWSSVLVFLGSWLSGFFIIVTDAWMQHPVAYERAADGSFQVISFWGLLFNPWALLQYAHNMSGAVITGAFVMSAVGAYYLIEGKFAEQAYIFLRLGVIAGLIFCIVQIFPTGDLHGRYMAKHQPVTTAAMEGLFKSETGAPIVIMGQPDVENQRIDNPFVVNKVLSFLIYGTTTAEVKGLNEYPRDDWPTNIPLLYYSYHIMAGLGTIFVAIMLVATFLLWRNKLFQARWMHWVLMLSLPFPYIANTAGWMTAEIGRQPWLVYGLMRTTEGYSKYVHAGNGLFTLLGFMGIYSLLAILFLFLFHREVAHGPVPNMGNSVNSGLPITVT
- a CDS encoding VWA domain-containing protein, giving the protein MGKQYFLRYVSHVLIFGVTLFGSAISIAAQDTQPNAQTLRVDVNLVLLNVAVTDHKGSYVTGLRPTDFAIYEDNIPQKIATFGEGNGPQESVDATAHQDTKPDQLGSTSGANVFILFDTSNYMYRGFAFAQDAIAEFVRTLDNPERVAFYAYSRDLYRGSLLTADRMQVLRGVRSTVAGDDPALYNALLLTLKDAGTYAGRKVVVVFSNGPDRASMVAPEDISELAQSEGIPVYVVSTREAKLDPITTAVFRRMSAATGGEAYFAKSWKDQQNAFAAIRSDVAHLYSLSYYPQANQNRGWRTIKVKLVGEAAKKYHIRTRSGYRPQPTRFAVDSTGPAQ